One Mastacembelus armatus chromosome 10, fMasArm1.2, whole genome shotgun sequence DNA window includes the following coding sequences:
- the syce3 gene encoding synaptonemal complex central element protein 3 has protein sequence MANSPSLPERLKESDDDVFELIEDLERMIEDVENISVLLSWMSYDIVTLRANPEVGASMRHLEEAYRSCRASVCGSRQHKTEMDNCS, from the exons ATGGCCAATTCACCTTCGCTCCCTGAGCGTCTGAAGGAGAGCGATGACGACGTTTTTGAGCTGATCGAAGATTTAGAGAGAATGATTGAAGACGTTGAGAATATATCAG TACTGCTGAGCTGGATGTCCTATGATATCGTGACACTGCGGGCCAATCCAGAGGTCGGGGCCTCTATGAGGCACCTGGAAGAAGCCTATCGCAGTTGCAGAGCTTCTGTCTGTGGGAGCCGACAGCACAAGACAGAGATGGACAATTGTTCATGA